From one Rosa rugosa chromosome 4, drRosRugo1.1, whole genome shotgun sequence genomic stretch:
- the LOC133745277 gene encoding sterol 3-beta-glucosyltransferase UGT80B1 produces the protein MEVETERTKPVAVFMAFGTKGDVYPIAAIAAAFASDQRQYQVVLITHSAHESLRCHLAEKHVSYLPISSPPVLSIHQKHDTTGSVELPLSLQKKLFSGEHRNECLLVVETIFGSGPSMDGDFFVINFFALEGWSLAELFRVRCMVAAPYVVPYSAPSSFERQFKKEYQHLYRYLQEPNLRKVGWKDVIHWMWPLFTEHWGSWRCDHLNLSAFPFTDPVTGLPTWHERPLSPRLLYGFSKEVVECPDYWPSSIRVCGFWFLPNEWQFSCKKCSEISRLVSSGDLYTNAEMCPAHVHLQYFLKTPTPMPPVFIGLNSIGSMGFLKNPQAFLRILESVLKITTYRFILFTAGYKPLDAAIRAIAADSSSHMTHKQINDDCVSLFHERLFCFSGSIPYTWLFSGCAAAIHHGGSGTTAAALLAGIPQVLCPFLLDQFYWAERMFWLGVAPEPLKRSHLLPEESDDESIEEAAKMLSRVIHDTLSPEIRERAVEISERISLEDGVSNAVRYIKEEIGCSS, from the exons ATGGAGGTTGAGACGGAGAGGACGAAACCCGTTGCTGTATTCATGGCTTTCGGTACCAAAGGCGATGTCTATCCAATTGCT GCCATTGCGGCGGCCTTTGCTTCCGACCAGAGACAGTACCAAGTTGTTCTTATCACACATTCAGCTCACGAG AGCTTACGTTGTCACTTGGCTGAGAAGCATGTTTCCtatcttccaatttcatcaccACCTGTTCTCTCTATCCATCAGAAACATGATACTACAG GCTCTGTAGAGTTGCCTCTTTCGCTGCAGAAAAAGTTGTTTTCTGGAGAACATAGAAACGAATGTCTTTTGGTAGTTGAAACGATATTTGGATCAGGCCCAAGCATGGATGGTGATTTCTTTGTGATAAATTTCTTTGCTCTG GAGGGCTGGAGTCTTGCGGAGCTTTTCCGTGTCCGCTGCATGGTTGCTGCTCCTTATGTTGTTCCGTACAG TGCACCTTCATCATTTGAGCGCCAGTTTAAAAAGGAATATCAACACTTGTATAGATACCTGCAGGAACCTAACCTCAGGAAG GTTGGTTGGAAAGACGTGATCCACTGGATGTGGCCTCTTTTCACTGAACACTGGGGATCCTGGAGATGTGACCATTTGAATCTGAGTGCTTTCCCTTTTACA GATCCAGTAACGGGTCTCCCCACTTGGCATGAAAGGCCACTGTCTCCCCGACTTTT GTATGGTTTTAGCAAAGAAGTTGTTGAGTGCCCAG ATTACTGGCCATCGAGCATTCGGGTTTGTGGCTTTTGGTTTCTGCCTAATGAATGGCAATTTTCATGTAAGAAGTGCAGTGAAATTTCAAGGCTTGTTTCTTCAGGGGATCTGTACACAAATGCTGAAATGTGCCCAGCTCATGTTCACTTGCAATATTTTCTGAAGACTCCTACGCCTATGCCACCTGTTTTTATTGGCCTGAATTCTATTGGTAG CATGGGATTTTTGAAGAATCCTCAAGCATTTCTTCGTATTCTTGAATCTGTCCTCAAGATAACAACTTATCGTTTTATCCTTTTTACTGCTGGCTACAAGCCTTTAGATGCAGCAATCCGAGCTATTGCTGCTGATTCATCATCGCACATGACCCACAAACAGATTAATGACGATTGCGTTTCTCTCTTCCACGAACGATTATTCTGCTTTTCTGG TTCTATACCATACACGTGGCTGTTTTCTGGATGTGCAGCTGCAATTCATCATGGGGGAAG TGGAACTACTGCTGCAGCACTACTTGCAGGAATCCCACAG GTACTATGTCCATTTTTGCTAGACCAGTTTTATTGGGCAGAAAGAATGTTTTGGCTTGGAGTGGCACCAGAACCGTTGAAAAGGAGCCACTTGCTTCCTGAAGAAAGTGATGATGAAAGTATCGAAGAAGCAGCCAAGATGCTATCAAGAGTCATACATGATACATTATCTCCTGAAATTAGAGAACGCGCTGTAGAAATTTCTGAGAGAATATCTCTTGAG GACGGAGTCTCAAATGCTGTTAGGTATATCAAGGAAGAGATTGGTTGTTCAAGCTGA